Within the Populus trichocarpa isolate Nisqually-1 chromosome 14, P.trichocarpa_v4.1, whole genome shotgun sequence genome, the region TTTACAAGCAATCAAGTTTGAACTGTGGTAAAAACCCATTTACACGTGCCTTTCTGCCTTTCATTTTGCACACAGTTTAAGCATCAACGatgagtgaaaaaaataatcatggagATGGTTTTCCTAAGCAGTCTGAGATGATAGCATGGAGTGGAAAATTTTCTAGTGATGTTGACTAGACACAGCTaggaaaattattgttttaggtTTTGAAGTGATCTAGCTTTGTTAACAAGGAAAAGGGTTCTGAACAATCAATTAGTTTATTCTCATAACTATAACATGATGGTCCCATTAACTTTTAActatgaaaaaatttgaaaaccaTGCACCtccaacaaaatttaaaaacttagcAGCACACAACTTCTAACCTGATGTTTAATCACATGCTGCGAAGCAAGGCATAGTAGGAAATGGCATAAAGGAAGAGAACTAAAGACACCACTCTTTGTtcaaaatgatcaaataaataaatgctgCAGGTAATGGAGAGAATGCTGCTAGACTAAAAAACATACCTTGCAGCATACTCAGAAAAATGTTTCCCAGGTTGTCGTTGCCTCAGAGTGTGCAGATCACCTCCTGGACAGTATTCCATTACCAAACATGAGAATCTGTCTGTCTCAAAATGAGTATACAAAGTCGGCAGAAATGGATGATCCAACAACTGCAAAATCTCCCTTTCTGTCTGAGCCCTTGTCAACTTTTTCCTGCTTGCAAGGGAAGCCTTGTCCATTACTTTCATTGCAAAAAAACACCGAGTCCCGCTCAGCTCTGAGAGATAAACACTGCCAATGTCACCACACCCAAGCCGTTTGAATAATCTAAAGTGATTCATACCCAAAAATCCATCCCGTGTTCGAATGGCAAGAATAGCCTTCCACCTAGGATCATTTCCTTTGTGAGGCTTATTTGCACTCCCAGTAATATTGCTCCAATTACTGTCATCACTAAGGCCACTGCTGTCACTTGCTCGACTAACACTAGTCTTTGCACTTTCAAGTGAATCCCCTCTAACACTCCCTTTTGTGCTCTCACAGTTTCTATCTATACTAAGCATGCCATCACTTGTAATAGCATCACTCCGATATGTACTGGCGCAGCTATTGACAATGCTCATAGCTGTGACAACACCAGTACTGTCAATGCTGCTATGTGGACTCACATCACCACTAGGAGGCAATGAGGTGTCCCACACACAATCGTTCTCTTCTGAATCAGGTGGAAGGAGAGAGTTTTCTGTATTTTGTGATGCACGAGGAACTGAAAATGGAGTAGGCAATGCAACTAAGTCATTAGTTTCTTCAACCAAACTTTCTGCTGGAGAAAGAACCACCAGGCTTGGTTTTTTGGGTGGAACCCTGATTGAAAGATCTTCTAGAAAAGGCCCCTTCACAGACATACTCTTCACAAGGCATCGAGGCTCAGCTTTCTTTTGACCGATTGGTACATACACTGTTTTCATTATTAGATCTGTATCAATAGGTTCAGGTGGATGACTTGCCCCGGAGAAAGAACCAGGGCAACCTTCATCAAAGTAATCACCACTGCCCTTAGAAGTAACAACATCAGGCATCAACTCTTCTTCAATAATTGCAGAGACTTTTCCTTTCCAAGGTCTAACAGGCACAGGAAAGTCCGTAATTTGGGGTTGTTTTACGTTAAATCGCCCCGCCACATCTCTTACCAGACCTGTCTGCAGCTTGGGTGCCTGGCTCGCTTCTCTCCCAGACACTACATAAGCATTTATCGATACCTGACTCACAACAGGCAGTTTCACAGGAAGAGCCTTCGATTCTGCAACCCTTTccatattatgaaattaataatattacatGGATTGATCCTTCTGCTGATAAACCTGCAAATGGAGATCAAAGAGTCCACTAATCATTAGGCACTTTGAACAGCCCGTATTTATTTATCCAAACAACATCCGCAGAGTCATGTTATTCTTAGGAAAAACATAATATGATTACCTCTTGTTCAAGCACAATCAAGACAAGCAGAAATATAGATATcatcaatcaaaattttcttcaaagaaGAACACAAAAGAATCTCAAAGCAATTCACCCACCACCCAATCTACTACCTAATTTTCGATTCGGGGGTCACTAAATCTCTTTTATTCCATTGATTTCCTAGCTGTTTAGATTTTTGAACAACACATTTATgctagaactaaaaaaaaaacttggaaatgTCATTAAACAAATTAGATATAATCACCAACCGTTTTGTACAAGGCagttgagcaaaaaaaaacctaacctcCAAATCTGACTGCATCAAGcatctaaaaattcaataaacgaaaaaaaaactcttaacttCATTCACAATCAACTGCAATAAAGTaacaaaaggcaaagaaatGTGGAATTCGATGAACTTGCTTTGCGATTATCCCCCTTACCACCGTTCCTTACCTTAAAAAACCCTTTAATTCCACGCAATAACataaaaa harbors:
- the LOC18105063 gene encoding serine/threonine-protein kinase D6PKL1; translated protein: MERVAESKALPVKLPVVSQVSINAYVVSGREASQAPKLQTGLVRDVAGRFNVKQPQITDFPVPVRPWKGKVSAIIEEELMPDVVTSKGSGDYFDEGCPGSFSGASHPPEPIDTDLIMKTVYVPIGQKKAEPRCLVKSMSVKGPFLEDLSIRVPPKKPSLVVLSPAESLVEETNDLVALPTPFSVPRASQNTENSLLPPDSEENDCVWDTSLPPSGDVSPHSSIDSTGVVTAMSIVNSCASTYRSDAITSDGMLSIDRNCESTKGSVRGDSLESAKTSVSRASDSSGLSDDSNWSNITGSANKPHKGNDPRWKAILAIRTRDGFLGMNHFRLFKRLGCGDIGSVYLSELSGTRCFFAMKVMDKASLASRKKLTRAQTEREILQLLDHPFLPTLYTHFETDRFSCLVMEYCPGGDLHTLRQRQPGKHFSEYAARFYAAEVLLALEYLHMLGVVYRDLKPENVLVRDDGHIMLSDFDLSLRCAVSPTLIRTSFDSDPSKRAVGGAFCVQPACIEPSSACILPSCFVPRIFPQKSKKKNRKPGKDLGLQISSLPELVAEPTAARSMSFVGTHEYLAPEIIKGEGHGSAVDWWTFGIFLHELLYGKTPFKGSGNRATLFNVVGQQLRFPDSPATSYASRDLIRGLLVKEPQHRLGVKRGATEIKQHPFFEGVNWALIRCSTPPEVPRPVETEPPPVKSGAVDKIGVGIVGSSSKRRMAGTDARPGGNYLDFEFF